From the genome of Silurus meridionalis isolate SWU-2019-XX chromosome 12, ASM1480568v1, whole genome shotgun sequence, one region includes:
- the nkapd1 gene encoding LOW QUALITY PROTEIN: NKAP domain containing 1 (The sequence of the model RefSeq protein was modified relative to this genomic sequence to represent the inferred CDS: deleted 2 bases in 1 codon): MAKVPLGKVLLRNVIRHTDAHNKIQEESEMWKLRDMQLHTPSPHESKHSWSTRSMHCDRYLKESGGSAHGKSACLSEGEEREARYWTRKLYEFNANDPDRWGHSGFKELYPEEFQSDRESRDAKHKDAQNKRRIRNPLSERKRKRKRSRGPKGRTRSPRAARATAPKVRKCGKSKHRRKKAHKRKATDEDSSTEDIELNKGREKAKRKRHRPVTDTQTKPERKKRKNWKAANEEKSEESSEE, encoded by the exons ATGGCGAAGGTTCCTTTGGGAAAAGTGCTGCTTCGTAATGTCATCCGGCACACAGACGCCCACAACAAG ATCCAGGAAGAGTCGGAGATGTGGAAGCTGAGGGACATGCAACTACATACTCCATCTCCTCATGAGTCAAAGCACAGCTGGAGCACAAG AAGCATGCACTGTGACCGATATTTGAAAGAGTCGGGAGGATCTGCGCATGGCAAAAGCGCGTGTCTGTCTGAGGGGGAAGAACGAGAGGCTCGTTACTGGACACGGAAACTTTATGAATTTAATGCCAATGATCCGGACCG ATGGGGTCATAGTGGGTTTAAGGAGCTTTACCCAGAGGAGTTTCAGTCAGACAG GGAATCACGTGATGCTAAACACAAAGATGctcaaaacaaaagaagaataagaaatcCTCTAagcgaaagaaaaagaaaaagaaaaagaagcagaggACCGAAGGGTCGGACTCGGAGTCCGAGAGCTGCGCGAGCGACGGCGCCAAAAGTA AGGAAATGCGGCAAAAGCAAACACCGCAGGAAAAAGGCCCACAAACGCAAAGCGACCGATGAGGACAGCAGCACAGAGGACATCGAATTGAACAAAGGGCGAGAAAAGGCAAAGAGGAAAAGACACAGACCCGTAACAGACACGCAAACAAAGccggaaaggaagaaaaggaagaactGGAAAGCGGCGAATGAAGAAAAATCGGAGGAGAGCTCTGAGGAATGA